The following coding sequences lie in one Funiculus sociatus GB2-C1 genomic window:
- a CDS encoding HdeD family acid-resistance protein, protein MTTDVSTDINKNKNINGSLLTGALLIVLGIVAIAVPNVSTIVAETWIALILSSAGVAKAVYAFQTRDQGAFIWKLLLSVLYIATGVMLFFYPLTGVLTLTLLLASFLLTEGVFNLILAFRVRPQQNWTWVLTDGIITLVLGAMIWFQWPFNAPWLIGTLVGASVLSTGVSRVMLSFNARSALNQSNQAA, encoded by the coding sequence ATGACAACCGACGTTTCTACTGACATCAACAAGAACAAAAATATTAATGGATCGCTCTTAACTGGCGCTCTCTTGATTGTTTTGGGGATAGTTGCGATCGCTGTGCCTAACGTCTCGACAATTGTCGCTGAGACTTGGATTGCTTTGATCCTATCTAGCGCAGGAGTTGCCAAGGCAGTCTATGCCTTTCAAACCCGCGATCAAGGAGCTTTCATTTGGAAACTCTTATTGAGCGTCCTCTACATTGCCACAGGCGTGATGCTATTCTTTTACCCCTTAACAGGTGTCCTGACACTGACCCTGTTGCTAGCTAGCTTTTTGCTGACAGAAGGTGTATTCAACCTAATCCTGGCATTCCGGGTGCGCCCGCAACAGAATTGGACATGGGTGCTGACAGACGGGATTATTACGCTGGTGCTGGGTGCAATGATTTGGTTCCAGTGGCCCTTCAATGCGCCTTGGCTGATTGGGACGCTAGTTGGTGCAAGCGTTCTCTCCACAGGGGTTTCCCGCGTGATGCTGTCGTTTAATGCGCGTTCTGCCTTGAATCAGTCTAACCAAGCTGCTTGA
- a CDS encoding Uma2 family endonuclease has product MATTTQRLALQDFLKLPNIEESPAWEFVDGQANQKPMPTAFHSILQKRLTAAIDQADSSYKAFPELRCILSSNSVVPDITVIHQDRVPSENIAVEGAPDWMIEILSPDQSTTKLIVKIQTCLQEGTQLGWLIDPTERVIIILWPDNRIALLRNSDRLPFPQDIPLELTVDQVFAWLRRAS; this is encoded by the coding sequence ATGGCTACCACTACGCAACGCCTCGCACTGCAAGACTTCCTAAAGCTGCCGAATATTGAGGAGTCACCAGCTTGGGAGTTTGTGGACGGACAAGCCAATCAAAAACCTATGCCCACAGCCTTCCACAGCATCTTGCAAAAACGCCTGACGGCTGCAATTGACCAAGCGGACTCATCCTACAAAGCTTTTCCAGAGTTACGCTGTATCCTAAGCAGCAATTCTGTCGTCCCTGACATTACAGTTATTCACCAAGACCGAGTCCCTTCTGAGAATATCGCTGTTGAAGGTGCGCCTGATTGGATGATTGAAATCCTCTCTCCCGACCAAAGCACTACTAAATTGATTGTCAAGATTCAAACTTGCTTGCAGGAGGGGACACAGCTAGGGTGGCTGATCGATCCGACAGAACGGGTAATTATCATCCTATGGCCCGATAATCGGATTGCTCTGTTGAGAAATAGCGATCGCTTGCCTTTCCCCCAGGATATCCCATTAGAATTGACGGTTGATCAAGTGTTTGCCTGGTTACGTCGGGCAAGCTGA
- a CDS encoding Uma2 family endonuclease encodes MVQTPAKPLSLEEFLKLPETEPASEYIDSQIIQKPMPQGEHSTIQGELIIAVNAVVKPQKVARAFPELRYTFGGRSIVPDVAIFTWDRIPRKENGGVANVFQAAPDWIIEILSPDQSATKVIKKIMHSLKHETQMGWLIDPNEQTIFVYQPKQQPEVFDQPEQQLRVPSFANELCLTIGEVFSWLLE; translated from the coding sequence ATGGTACAAACACCCGCTAAACCTCTTAGTTTAGAAGAGTTTCTGAAGCTACCAGAAACCGAACCAGCCAGCGAGTACATTGACAGTCAAATTATACAAAAGCCAATGCCGCAGGGAGAACATAGCACCATCCAAGGTGAACTAATTATTGCTGTTAATGCTGTTGTTAAGCCCCAGAAAGTTGCACGGGCATTTCCAGAACTGCGGTATACGTTTGGTGGACGGTCAATTGTGCCAGATGTAGCAATATTCACTTGGGATAGAATTCCCCGCAAGGAAAATGGCGGTGTAGCAAACGTATTTCAAGCGGCTCCTGATTGGATAATTGAAATCTTATCTCCCGACCAAAGCGCTACAAAAGTTATCAAAAAAATTATGCATTCTCTCAAACATGAAACACAGATGGGTTGGCTAATTGACCCAAATGAACAAACTATCTTTGTTTATCAACCTAAGCAACAGCCAGAAGTGTTTGACCAACCAGAACAGCAGCTTCGCGTCCCTTCATTTGCCAATGAACTCTGTTTGACGATAGGTGAAGTATTTAGCTGGCTATTAGAGTAA
- a CDS encoding GIY-YIG nuclease family protein gives MSLKDFNLSDLPFVYLLEKSNLPNCAAIYFVSDSKGQVIYIGRTVNLVARWREHHRFNQLKRFNRKNRISISWMVCSNDINTLSNLENEFINLYKPPLNWSKVVSPVRRITPAEIALQQSLQQLAKLNTMIFGFDPIADEEPPTIYLVYPVLGKRGISGSIRSTLKNINKKASVLKWKEYHTDSKSSGKFGYWETEYNGIKIDLAPAQGLISFMDDSTRRTVAGVELMAFSHQQLEILLADVPESKKETSALGALEDDPIPIELTNHPQTVKPQRKDVVEVELWEELEPMPEGEARVMTRQFLDVDGIEIEVCTNANGKHFVRHNVYWWITYGQKNPDPQRDNIILNLQNAVDRLPTIRWSGYRFRLETILFSEDDVEVESILLPVGMFEDLMKDTSKFSGLSEKVREEIKSGEYKFQPNENANIKLCVWLQRNSLYSLLQTNNS, from the coding sequence ATGTCATTAAAAGACTTTAACTTGTCTGACCTGCCATTTGTTTATTTGTTAGAAAAAAGTAATCTACCTAATTGTGCAGCAATCTATTTCGTATCTGACAGTAAAGGCCAAGTCATTTACATTGGTAGAACAGTTAACTTAGTTGCTCGATGGCGAGAACACCATAGATTTAATCAGCTAAAAAGGTTTAATCGAAAAAATCGCATTAGTATTAGCTGGATGGTTTGCAGTAATGATATAAACACTCTTTCAAATCTTGAAAATGAGTTTATAAATTTATACAAGCCACCACTGAATTGGTCGAAAGTAGTATCACCAGTTAGAAGAATAACTCCAGCGGAGATAGCATTACAGCAGAGCCTTCAGCAGCTAGCCAAATTGAACACAATGATATTTGGGTTTGACCCCATCGCTGACGAAGAACCGCCAACAATATACTTGGTTTACCCTGTCTTGGGTAAGCGTGGAATATCAGGCAGCATACGGAGTACATTAAAAAACATCAACAAAAAAGCTAGTGTGTTGAAGTGGAAAGAGTACCACACAGACTCTAAGAGTTCAGGTAAATTCGGATACTGGGAAACCGAGTATAACGGTATAAAAATAGACCTAGCTCCAGCTCAAGGCTTAATTAGCTTTATGGATGATTCGACTCGTAGGACTGTTGCTGGTGTAGAGCTTATGGCTTTTAGTCATCAACAGCTAGAAATACTTCTAGCAGATGTACCAGAGTCGAAAAAGGAAACTTCAGCTTTAGGTGCATTAGAAGATGATCCTATTCCTATAGAACTGACTAATCACCCTCAAACTGTTAAACCACAGCGTAAAGATGTTGTCGAAGTCGAACTCTGGGAGGAATTAGAACCAATGCCTGAAGGTGAAGCTAGAGTAATGACCCGTCAGTTCTTGGATGTGGATGGTATAGAAATAGAGGTGTGTACTAATGCAAACGGTAAGCATTTTGTTAGGCATAATGTTTACTGGTGGATAACTTATGGGCAAAAAAATCCCGATCCACAGCGGGATAACATAATACTCAACTTACAGAATGCGGTAGATAGACTTCCTACTATCAGATGGTCTGGCTATAGGTTTAGATTAGAAACTATTTTGTTCAGCGAGGATGATGTAGAAGTTGAGAGTATATTACTTCCAGTGGGTATGTTTGAAGACCTAATGAAAGACACATCAAAGTTTAGTGGTCTGAGTGAGAAGGTTAGAGAAGAAATCAAAAGCGGTGAATATAAATTCCAGCCAAACGAGAATGCCAATATAAAACTATGTGTGTGGTTACAGCGTAATTCCTTATACTCGCTCCTCCAAACCAACAACAGTTAA